From the genome of Edaphobacter dinghuensis, one region includes:
- a CDS encoding RecQ family ATP-dependent DNA helicase: MESESPDLAALLHRTFGFPAFRANQEAVCRAATEGRDVLLVMPTGAGKSLCYQLPAIARGGTALVISPLIALMDDQAAKLSALGLRVARIHSGLSRDESRQACREYLDGTLQFLFIAPERMRVPGFPEMLRKKKPALIAIDEAHCISQWGHDFRPDYRTLGEYLPALRPAPVLALTATATPTVQKDIATQLQLQNPALFIHGFRRHNLAIEVVEMSKPRRKEFTADLLKLPASRPAIVYAPSRKAAEELASALGRSAAAYHAGLEPSVRERVQRHFLSGKLEIVVATIAFGMGIDKADVRTVVHTALPGSVEAYYQEIGRAGRDGLPSRTVLLHSYADRKMHDFFLERDYPAPTELVRVAKVLTDEYQMPDILRQQLKMDVESFNRTAEKLVSQGAAAFDIAGNIRSTGQTNWRASYDTQLAFRHSQIDRMVAFAESPQCRMSALVQHFGDTTDGLRPCGHCDFCSPERATAQNYRPPTSQEERQLRTILRSLDGGAAKATGKLHSELALGIDRKQFDSYLDALARAGLIALTADTFTNAEGTLINFKRASLTHEGRTRDEGDDFNVLLKDISNQRPSKARGATSGKKSSSKAEKAEAIASYTPAQKDLDQRLREWRKAEAAKTGKPAFIVFSDSILASIVQECPTTIPNLLNISGIGPEKADRYGAAIVAICTSRPVPAEYGALEKPKPTRSSQSQPKASAPATQRSKSFVPEKPAEIFQRPRAVVAEPAESLTPAQQELDQRLREWRKNEAEKLGLPQFFVLGSSTLRGIVLLRPETIAQLKTVSGIGSEKVERFGAAILEVCKS; this comes from the coding sequence ATGGAATCCGAATCACCAGACCTCGCAGCCCTTCTTCACCGGACCTTCGGCTTCCCTGCCTTCCGCGCCAATCAGGAGGCTGTCTGCCGCGCTGCGACTGAGGGCCGCGATGTTCTTCTGGTGATGCCGACAGGCGCGGGAAAGAGCCTCTGCTATCAACTGCCTGCCATCGCACGCGGAGGCACGGCACTCGTTATCAGCCCGCTGATCGCCCTGATGGACGACCAAGCAGCCAAGCTCTCGGCGCTGGGACTGCGCGTAGCTCGCATCCACTCCGGCCTTAGCCGGGACGAGTCGCGACAGGCCTGCCGCGAGTATCTGGACGGCACGCTGCAATTTCTCTTCATCGCGCCCGAGCGAATGCGCGTCCCTGGCTTCCCCGAGATGCTGCGGAAGAAGAAACCAGCGCTCATCGCCATCGACGAGGCTCACTGCATCTCGCAATGGGGACATGACTTTCGCCCGGACTACCGCACGCTTGGCGAGTATCTTCCGGCTTTGAGGCCAGCGCCGGTGCTCGCTCTGACAGCTACCGCGACTCCTACCGTCCAGAAAGATATCGCAACGCAACTTCAGCTTCAAAATCCTGCTCTCTTCATCCATGGCTTTCGCCGCCACAACCTCGCCATCGAGGTCGTCGAAATGTCAAAGCCGCGGCGTAAGGAGTTCACTGCCGATCTGCTCAAGCTGCCAGCCAGTCGGCCCGCCATCGTCTACGCGCCCAGCCGCAAGGCCGCCGAGGAGCTGGCTTCTGCGCTGGGTAGAAGCGCCGCGGCGTACCATGCCGGACTCGAACCCAGCGTGCGCGAGCGAGTCCAGCGCCACTTCCTGTCAGGAAAGCTCGAGATTGTCGTTGCCACCATCGCCTTCGGCATGGGAATCGACAAGGCGGACGTCCGCACCGTCGTCCACACCGCGCTGCCCGGCAGCGTCGAGGCCTACTACCAGGAGATCGGCCGCGCCGGTCGCGACGGTCTGCCCAGCCGCACCGTGCTGCTGCACTCCTACGCCGACCGCAAGATGCACGACTTCTTCCTCGAACGTGACTACCCGGCACCCACAGAGCTGGTTCGCGTGGCCAAGGTACTCACGGACGAGTATCAGATGCCCGACATTCTCCGCCAACAACTCAAGATGGATGTGGAGAGCTTCAACCGCACCGCCGAAAAACTTGTCTCGCAGGGAGCGGCTGCCTTCGACATCGCCGGCAACATACGCTCTACGGGCCAGACTAACTGGCGCGCCAGCTACGATACGCAACTGGCCTTCCGCCATAGCCAGATCGATCGCATGGTCGCCTTCGCCGAGTCGCCGCAGTGCCGCATGTCTGCTCTGGTCCAACACTTTGGCGACACCACCGACGGTCTGCGCCCTTGCGGCCACTGCGATTTCTGCTCTCCCGAGCGCGCCACCGCGCAGAACTATCGCCCTCCAACCTCGCAGGAAGAGCGCCAGCTCCGCACCATTCTTCGATCGCTCGATGGAGGAGCCGCCAAAGCCACCGGCAAACTACACAGCGAGCTTGCCCTGGGCATCGACCGCAAGCAGTTCGACAGCTATCTTGACGCCCTTGCTCGCGCGGGCCTCATCGCTCTCACTGCGGATACCTTCACTAACGCCGAAGGGACGCTCATCAACTTCAAGCGGGCCTCGCTCACTCACGAGGGCCGCACACGCGACGAAGGCGACGACTTCAACGTTCTGCTCAAAGACATCTCAAATCAGAGACCATCAAAGGCTCGCGGCGCAACCAGCGGTAAAAAGTCCTCCAGCAAGGCGGAGAAAGCCGAGGCCATCGCTTCGTACACTCCGGCACAAAAAGACCTTGACCAGCGCCTGCGTGAGTGGCGTAAAGCCGAAGCCGCAAAGACCGGAAAACCGGCCTTCATCGTCTTCTCCGATAGCATCCTTGCCTCCATCGTGCAAGAGTGCCCAACGACAATTCCAAACCTTCTCAACATCTCCGGCATCGGCCCCGAAAAGGCTGACCGCTATGGAGCCGCAATCGTCGCCATATGCACTTCAAGGCCAGTTCCTGCTGAATATGGTGCTCTCGAAAAGCCGAAGCCAACTCGTTCGTCTCAATCGCAGCCCAAGGCCAGCGCTCCAGCGACGCAAAGGAGTAAAAGTTTCGTGCCGGAAAAACCAGCCGAGATCTTCCAGCGTCCACGCGCTGTCGTCGCCGAGCCAGCCGAGTCGCTTACACCGGCGCAGCAGGAGCTCGATCAACGGCTTCGCGAGTGGCGCAAGAACGAGGCTGAGAAGCTCGGCCTTCCCCAATTTTTTGTTCTCGGCTCATCGACTCTGCGCGGCATCGTCCTGCTGCGACCCGAGACCATCGCTCAGCTGAAGACCGTCAGCGGCATCGGCTCGGAAAAGGTCGAACGCTTCGGTGCGGCGATTCTTGAGGTATGTAAAAGCTGA
- a CDS encoding SDR family NAD(P)-dependent oxidoreductase, with the protein MSKLAGKVAVVTGASKGIGAGIAKGLAAEGASVVVNYASSKEGADKVVAEITSNGGKAVAVQGDVAKAADVKRIFAETKKAFGHLDILVNNAGVYQFTPLEEITEEIFHRQFNTNVLGLLLATQEAAKHFGPEGGNVINISSTVTAVNPPASAIYTATKGAVDSITHVLAKELGPKKIRVNAINPGMIETEGVHSAGFIGTDFQKQLEAQTPLGRIGKPDDITPVAVFLASSDSGWITGETLLVAGGLR; encoded by the coding sequence ATGAGCAAGCTGGCAGGCAAGGTAGCAGTCGTAACCGGAGCATCAAAAGGCATTGGCGCGGGCATCGCAAAGGGGCTGGCAGCGGAAGGCGCGTCCGTGGTAGTCAACTACGCCTCCAGCAAGGAAGGCGCGGACAAGGTCGTCGCCGAAATCACCTCAAACGGTGGCAAAGCTGTCGCGGTGCAAGGGGACGTGGCCAAGGCGGCTGATGTTAAACGCATCTTCGCCGAGACGAAAAAGGCCTTTGGGCACCTCGATATTTTGGTCAACAATGCGGGTGTGTACCAGTTCACACCACTCGAAGAAATCACTGAGGAGATTTTTCACCGTCAATTCAACACCAATGTGCTCGGCCTTCTCCTCGCCACGCAGGAAGCGGCAAAGCACTTCGGTCCCGAGGGTGGAAATGTCATCAATATCAGCTCTACCGTTACTGCGGTAAATCCGCCAGCCTCCGCGATCTATACGGCGACAAAAGGAGCGGTCGATTCCATCACCCACGTTCTAGCTAAGGAGCTTGGCCCTAAAAAGATACGCGTCAACGCCATCAATCCCGGCATGATCGAAACCGAAGGCGTTCACTCCGCAGGATTTATCGGAACCGATTTCCAGAAGCAGCTCGAGGCACAAACTCCTCTCGGCAGAATCGGCAAACCCGATGACATCACACCCGTTGCAGTCTTCCTGGCCTCGTCTGACTCAGGTTGGATTACCGGCGAAACCTTGTTAGTCGCAGGCGGTCTCCGCTAA
- a CDS encoding glycosyltransferase family 39 protein codes for MTGNVESRSRTTVVCIAVALLLVLVGQLAYTSRANSISWDEAHHLFDGYNILKQHDYGLNPEVPPLVKMIAAAPLLRMHLVVPPLQGRSEQTEAFLDGKDFVFHNGADKLLFRARMAVSLFMIGLAICVFFAAYEMFGPAAGLLALAFLVFDPNFLAHGALVTTDTAISCCIFLALYLAYRYAKKPTAVRLLLVGLATGLAVVAKFTGLLILPMLLLLALAEWLIARDWRLFIRRIVALAVVGAISFGILWSFYGFRYSARPAGPDINPPLADYLKQLPNPQDAHHLALLAHTHILPEAYIFGLANTKITEFEDTSYFFGHIYRHGTWLYFPAAFAIKSTLPFLLLLMAAFAVIATGRLKHRRELLFLLVPPVFFFAVAMHSTMNIGQRHILPIYPFLYVLLAGAAAWLIQRNRRWSYAIAALLLWQVVTSARLAPAYMAYANEAWGGPSLLHKYLGDANTDWGQQLKAAKRYLDRRGIKNCWFAYFADGVVDTSYYGIPCKRLPTVENTVWLNLPMNVPPEIDGPVLISDGVLAGIDYGQGALNPYQQFRSLRPTAAIDYGLFVYDGHFKIPLAFALAETQQAQNMLAAGHPDEALAAVQQVATFAPNSVTVQVAFGDILMKLHRNQDAQTHYQQALISAKTIEPELQADSIPMIEAKLATTRSH; via the coding sequence ATGACTGGAAACGTAGAGAGCCGCAGCAGAACAACTGTCGTCTGTATCGCGGTCGCATTGCTGCTTGTGCTGGTCGGCCAGCTTGCGTACACCAGCCGCGCCAATTCCATCTCCTGGGACGAGGCCCACCACCTCTTCGACGGCTACAACATCTTGAAGCAGCATGACTACGGACTTAACCCTGAGGTGCCACCGTTGGTCAAGATGATCGCCGCGGCGCCTCTATTGCGAATGCATCTGGTTGTGCCGCCTCTACAGGGGCGCTCGGAGCAGACCGAGGCCTTTCTCGACGGAAAGGACTTCGTCTTTCACAACGGCGCCGACAAGCTACTCTTTCGCGCGCGCATGGCTGTCTCGCTCTTTATGATCGGCCTCGCGATCTGCGTCTTTTTTGCAGCTTACGAGATGTTCGGCCCTGCCGCAGGCCTGCTGGCTCTGGCCTTTCTGGTCTTCGATCCGAACTTTCTGGCACACGGAGCGCTGGTCACAACCGATACGGCTATCTCCTGCTGCATCTTTCTTGCGCTCTACCTTGCTTATCGTTATGCCAAAAAACCCACAGCCGTCAGGCTCCTGCTTGTAGGGCTGGCAACCGGCCTGGCTGTGGTAGCGAAGTTTACGGGACTGCTTATTCTGCCGATGTTGCTGCTGCTTGCCCTTGCGGAGTGGCTCATCGCTCGCGATTGGCGGCTGTTCATTCGTCGTATTGTGGCTCTGGCCGTGGTGGGCGCGATCTCGTTCGGCATCCTCTGGTCGTTCTATGGATTTCGCTATAGCGCACGTCCCGCAGGCCCCGACATTAATCCCCCACTCGCTGACTATCTTAAGCAACTTCCCAACCCGCAGGACGCTCATCACCTGGCTCTGTTGGCGCACACACATATTCTGCCCGAGGCGTATATCTTCGGCCTCGCCAACACTAAGATCACAGAGTTCGAAGATACCAGTTACTTCTTCGGCCACATCTATCGACATGGCACATGGCTCTACTTCCCCGCTGCGTTTGCCATCAAATCTACCCTTCCGTTTCTTCTGCTGCTGATGGCTGCGTTTGCAGTCATCGCAACGGGGCGTCTGAAACACCGTCGCGAGCTTCTCTTTCTCCTCGTCCCGCCTGTGTTCTTCTTTGCCGTCGCCATGCACTCGACCATGAACATCGGTCAAAGACATATCCTGCCCATCTACCCATTTCTCTATGTCCTGCTCGCTGGTGCTGCTGCGTGGCTCATTCAGAGAAACCGTCGATGGAGCTACGCTATTGCAGCGCTGCTTCTGTGGCAGGTTGTTACCTCCGCGCGTCTAGCGCCTGCATACATGGCCTACGCAAACGAGGCCTGGGGTGGTCCGTCGTTGCTGCATAAGTACCTCGGTGACGCCAACACCGACTGGGGCCAGCAGCTCAAAGCAGCCAAACGATATCTCGATCGTCGGGGCATCAAAAATTGCTGGTTCGCGTACTTCGCCGATGGAGTCGTCGACACCAGCTACTACGGCATCCCCTGCAAGCGTCTACCTACAGTTGAAAATACCGTTTGGCTCAACCTTCCCATGAATGTGCCACCGGAGATCGACGGTCCCGTCCTCATAAGCGACGGCGTTCTGGCCGGTATCGACTATGGGCAAGGCGCGCTCAATCCCTATCAGCAGTTCCGCAGCCTGCGCCCCACCGCAGCGATCGATTATGGCCTGTTTGTCTATGACGGCCACTTCAAGATTCCTCTCGCCTTCGCCCTTGCTGAGACGCAACAGGCTCAAAATATGCTGGCGGCAGGTCATCCCGACGAAGCGCTTGCCGCTGTTCAGCAGGTAGCGACGTTTGCGCCCAACTCCGTCACGGTACAGGTCGCGTTCGGCGATATCCTGATGAAGCTGCATCGCAATCAGGATGCCCAGACGCACTATCAGCAGGCTCTCATCTCAGCAAAAACGATAGAGCCTGAACTGCAGGCTGACTCAATTCCCATGATCGAAGCTAAACTTGCGACGACCCGCAGCCACTGA
- the dgt gene encoding dGTP triphosphohydrolase, whose product MSTKLHRYAVVERPDDPLMERVYPAPVRSLRTPFQRDRERIVQSRAFRRLAGKTQVFTSRASDHFRSRLTHTMEVVQIARLCASALGLNEDLTETLALVHDIGHPPFGHAGERALDRCLRDHGRRFDHNLHALRIVEHFEQRYAAHRGLNLTLGVREGIIKHSRDYSVSEYPELAEYMLDQMPPLEAQLIDLADEIAYLTADLDDGVESGLLAIGHIRENVEILARCYDAVERQHAGVEEKYLFNEALQLMQNTLTDDLIATTLRNVEALGAESLEDIRRCPQRLAVFSPQAEAERLQEKRYLYDTLYTCEALENEHDKAEEVVTALFNFWINDPEELPQGHFEDIEEEGLARVVADYIAGMTDSFILLQYALIKRAVRR is encoded by the coding sequence ATGTCTACCAAACTGCATCGCTATGCGGTCGTCGAGCGGCCGGACGATCCACTCATGGAGCGCGTCTATCCTGCGCCGGTTCGGTCGCTGCGGACTCCATTTCAGCGCGATCGCGAGCGGATCGTGCAGTCTCGCGCTTTTCGCCGCCTTGCAGGCAAAACCCAGGTCTTCACCAGCCGGGCGTCCGATCATTTTCGCAGTCGTCTGACTCACACGATGGAAGTTGTGCAGATCGCACGGCTGTGCGCTTCGGCTCTTGGCTTGAACGAGGACCTGACAGAGACGCTGGCTTTGGTGCATGATATTGGCCATCCTCCATTCGGACATGCCGGAGAACGAGCGCTCGACCGCTGCCTTCGCGATCATGGACGCCGGTTTGACCACAATCTTCACGCTCTGCGTATCGTCGAACACTTCGAGCAGCGCTATGCAGCACATCGCGGCCTGAATCTTACGCTCGGTGTCCGCGAGGGAATTATCAAACACTCGCGCGACTACAGCGTCAGTGAGTACCCCGAGCTGGCAGAGTACATGCTGGACCAGATGCCGCCGCTCGAGGCACAGCTGATTGATCTTGCCGATGAGATCGCCTACCTGACCGCGGACCTTGATGATGGGGTCGAGTCAGGGTTGCTGGCCATCGGCCATATCCGCGAGAACGTCGAGATTCTTGCACGGTGCTACGATGCAGTTGAGAGGCAACACGCCGGGGTCGAAGAGAAGTATCTCTTCAACGAGGCGCTGCAACTGATGCAGAACACCTTGACCGATGACCTGATTGCAACAACACTGCGAAATGTTGAGGCGCTTGGCGCGGAGAGTCTTGAGGACATACGCCGATGCCCGCAGCGACTGGCCGTTTTTTCGCCACAGGCAGAGGCTGAACGCTTGCAGGAGAAGCGCTATCTCTATGACACGCTCTACACCTGCGAGGCGCTTGAAAACGAGCACGACAAGGCGGAAGAGGTGGTGACGGCGCTCTTTAATTTCTGGATCAATGATCCGGAGGAGTTGCCGCAGGGGCACTTCGAAGATATCGAAGAAGAAGGGCTGGCGCGCGTGGTCGCCGACTATATTGCGGGGATGACCGATAGCTTCATCCTGCTGCAATATGCGCTGATCAAGCGCGCGGTTCGACGATAA